The proteins below are encoded in one region of Amycolatopsis acidiphila:
- a CDS encoding sigma-54-dependent Fis family transcriptional regulator encodes MTTPIPRTAADWRRVREVKLEVLARDPFSVDPAQYPGVRPEVVVSWRRSMLAGVDPSARTYVVDEEFRPRTRLAAVAQPVLRRLEDEISDLNSWGFLADRACRLLTLVVGDFPQAGRVHRQRLCPGMSFGEDVMGTNGLGCAHETQQAFVISGTEHFRADSEILTTTGVIIRDPFTKRYAGTLGVHCMREYGTAALLPLVVEIGRSIEARLLGSRSDGERELFDAFSAAQRRYRDPVVAVSKQLCVVSTRARAVVHEADEELLRRIAGETGSCGRKTRRTLSSGASVTIQVLPVRQPRGEFGAVLVLRPAGSRPECADPAWVSPDPMDDFRHSLARALGQPVLLTGERGCGKRHEAKAALGGGIAEFDGALAHLDPENWLHRLAEAVGEGRPVLLGHVTEVPPELVASVTGLVAGACGPVVGTAADDNGAAEVRESFPVLLTVPPLRERRSEFGALCAALLAGAGEEPVTPAPRAVAALLASDWPGNVRQLRQVLASARIRARGPVLDLRDLPARHGRNSAGHPLDEVRAAERRVLLAALRESGGDRALAADRLGVSRATVYRKLKRHELH; translated from the coding sequence ATGACGACGCCGATCCCGCGCACCGCGGCCGACTGGCGGCGCGTGCGCGAGGTCAAGCTCGAGGTGCTGGCCCGCGATCCGTTCTCCGTGGACCCGGCGCAGTACCCGGGCGTCCGGCCCGAGGTGGTCGTGTCCTGGCGGCGGTCGATGCTCGCCGGTGTCGACCCCAGCGCCCGCACGTACGTCGTCGACGAGGAGTTCCGGCCGCGCACCCGGCTCGCGGCGGTGGCACAGCCGGTGCTGCGCCGGCTCGAGGACGAGATCTCCGATCTCAATTCCTGGGGCTTCCTCGCCGACCGCGCCTGCCGGCTGCTGACGCTGGTGGTCGGCGACTTCCCGCAGGCGGGGCGGGTGCACCGGCAGCGCCTGTGCCCCGGCATGTCCTTCGGCGAGGACGTCATGGGGACCAACGGGCTCGGCTGCGCGCACGAGACCCAGCAGGCCTTCGTGATCTCCGGCACGGAGCACTTCCGGGCCGACAGCGAGATCCTCACCACGACCGGCGTGATCATCCGCGACCCGTTCACCAAGCGGTACGCGGGCACGCTGGGCGTGCACTGCATGCGGGAGTACGGCACGGCCGCGCTGCTGCCGCTGGTGGTGGAGATCGGGCGGTCGATCGAGGCGCGGCTGCTGGGCAGCCGGAGCGACGGCGAGCGGGAGCTCTTCGACGCGTTTTCGGCCGCACAGCGCCGGTACCGGGATCCGGTGGTGGCGGTGAGCAAGCAGCTCTGCGTGGTGAGCACGCGTGCCCGGGCCGTCGTGCACGAGGCCGACGAGGAGTTGTTGCGCCGCATCGCCGGGGAAACCGGTTCGTGTGGACGGAAGACGCGGCGCACCCTGAGCTCCGGGGCGAGTGTGACGATCCAGGTGCTCCCCGTCCGTCAGCCCAGGGGCGAGTTCGGCGCCGTGCTGGTGCTGCGCCCGGCCGGGTCCCGTCCGGAGTGCGCGGACCCGGCCTGGGTTTCGCCGGACCCGATGGACGATTTCCGCCACTCGCTGGCACGCGCGCTGGGGCAGCCGGTGCTGCTGACGGGCGAACGGGGCTGTGGCAAGCGGCACGAGGCGAAAGCGGCGCTGGGAGGCGGGATCGCCGAGTTCGACGGCGCGCTCGCGCACCTCGATCCGGAGAACTGGTTGCACCGCCTCGCGGAAGCTGTCGGTGAGGGGCGGCCGGTGCTGCTCGGCCACGTCACGGAGGTACCGCCGGAGCTGGTGGCGAGCGTGACCGGGCTGGTGGCCGGCGCGTGTGGGCCGGTGGTGGGCACCGCCGCCGACGACAACGGTGCGGCCGAGGTTCGCGAGAGCTTTCCCGTGCTGCTGACGGTGCCGCCGCTGCGTGAGCGCCGGAGCGAGTTCGGGGCCCTGTGCGCGGCGCTGCTCGCCGGTGCGGGGGAGGAGCCCGTCACGCCGGCCCCACGCGCGGTGGCCGCGCTGCTCGCGAGCGACTGGCCGGGCAACGTCCGGCAGCTGCGGCAGGTGCTGGCGAGCGCCCGGATCCGGGCCCGTGGCCCCGTGCTCGACCTGCGGGACCTGCCCGCGCGGCACGGGCGGAACAGTGCCGGGCACCCGCTGGACGAGGTGCGCGCCGCGGAGCGGCGTGTCCTGCTGGCCGCGCTGCGTGAGAGCGGCGGGGACCGGGCACTGGCGGCGGACCGCCTGGGCGTCTCGCGGGCGACGGTGTACCGGAAGCTCAAGCGTCACGAACTGCATTGA
- a CDS encoding LLM class flavin-dependent oxidoreductase, with the protein MLNIGINLGFGRLDPSLTDEQLYSGELDVAVEAERLGYDSVWVVEHHFSDYSLCPDNLLVLAHLAGRTSRIKLGTAAVILPWNDPLRVAEKALMVDNICGGRLLLGVGRGLSRTEYEPFRIPLGETRDRFDEAAPMLFEALESGVIEGGGPYYPQPRAELRPRPRSSFLGRRYCVAGSPDSVVMAAKLRAKMMSFIVRPVPDLMPTFTRYRELYEAGHGEIAPPISLNVNMYCHEDDELARERHFEYVNRFFMSNVEHYEMAGEHFAGVKGHERYAANAAYFREIGLEKAADDYAATALWGSPERVLGHIEAIRDVLGDFELTLAPAFGGMPYEHARASLGLFAREVLPKARGLRGAAVSVAA; encoded by the coding sequence GTGCTGAACATCGGGATCAACCTCGGCTTCGGCCGGCTCGACCCGTCGCTGACCGACGAGCAGCTGTACTCCGGCGAGCTCGACGTGGCGGTGGAGGCCGAACGCCTCGGCTACGACAGCGTCTGGGTCGTCGAGCACCACTTCTCCGACTACTCGCTGTGCCCGGACAACCTGCTCGTGCTCGCCCATCTCGCCGGGCGCACCTCGCGGATCAAGCTCGGCACCGCCGCTGTGATCCTGCCGTGGAACGATCCCCTGCGGGTGGCGGAAAAAGCGCTCATGGTCGACAACATCTGCGGCGGCAGGCTGTTGCTCGGCGTGGGACGCGGCCTGTCCCGCACCGAGTACGAACCCTTCCGCATCCCGCTCGGCGAGACCCGGGACCGGTTCGACGAGGCCGCGCCGATGCTCTTCGAGGCCCTGGAGAGCGGCGTCATCGAAGGCGGCGGCCCGTACTACCCGCAGCCCCGCGCGGAACTGCGGCCGCGGCCGCGTAGCTCCTTCCTCGGCCGGCGCTACTGCGTCGCCGGCTCGCCGGACTCCGTGGTGATGGCGGCGAAGCTGCGGGCGAAGATGATGTCGTTCATCGTCCGTCCGGTGCCCGACCTGATGCCGACCTTCACCCGCTACCGGGAGCTGTACGAGGCCGGGCACGGCGAGATCGCGCCGCCGATCTCGCTCAACGTCAACATGTACTGCCACGAGGACGACGAACTGGCACGCGAGCGGCACTTCGAGTACGTGAACCGGTTCTTCATGTCCAATGTGGAGCACTACGAGATGGCGGGTGAGCACTTCGCCGGCGTCAAGGGCCACGAACGGTACGCGGCCAACGCGGCCTACTTCCGCGAGATCGGCCTCGAGAAGGCCGCCGACGACTACGCGGCGACCGCGCTGTGGGGCAGTCCCGAGCGCGTCCTCGGCCATATCGAGGCGATCCGCGACGTGCTCGGCGACTTCGAGCTGACCCTGGCGCCGGCCTTCGGCGGGATGCCCTACGAGCACGCGCGCGCCAGCCTCGGGCTGTTCGCCCGCGAGGTGCTGCCGAAGGCCCGCGGCCTGCGGGGTGCGGCGGTCAGCGTCGCGGCGTAA
- a CDS encoding CocE/NonD family hydrolase — protein sequence MTGTLPGLDTHLLERVRTPMRDGAHLAGILYRDAAGPRPVMLVRTPYAEPLSRSLPVLPALDAGFAVLVQDCRGTGRSDGELRTFENETADGLDTLGWLTRQPWCDGRIVMYGMSYLGMVQLAVSGHRPGGLVAIAPTVTPDDYRDGLVYRQGAFQLGQALAWHLLTAAQLLPRNAGRDGVAAALAGLAADPESAYRALPLSDRPGLTDILPGWRTWLGRENDRKYWQGISYASRRAGTAVPALHVGGWFDLFLRGTLGNYTTMAPAGGQHLIVGPWSHADQSGITGEVYHPGGSAQAIRLEHQQLRFLRESADGAPASLPPVQVYVMGAGRWRTENEWPPARTDRQTWYLGADGSLGRDLPGAGTAEYVHDPRDPVPTVGGAILMAGSRDGGLGYQPGSRDQRLLDARTDILRFTGPVLDHDVEVTGPLTVHLHAATSAADTDFTAKLVDVHPGGRAMGIADGIVRARYRSGMDTPLPVVPGKVYEYRIDVGATSQLFRAGHRIRVDIASSNFPCFDRNPGTGTPAGQVTEDEFVPATQCVHFGPEHPSSIRLPVIPADKGDQQC from the coding sequence GTGACCGGGACGCTGCCAGGACTGGACACGCACCTGCTCGAGCGGGTCCGGACACCGATGCGCGACGGCGCGCACCTCGCCGGCATTCTGTACCGCGACGCGGCCGGGCCACGGCCGGTCATGCTCGTGCGGACGCCGTATGCCGAGCCGCTGTCCCGCTCGCTGCCCGTGCTGCCCGCCCTCGACGCGGGTTTCGCCGTGCTGGTGCAGGACTGCCGCGGCACCGGGCGCTCCGACGGAGAGCTGCGAACGTTCGAGAACGAGACCGCCGACGGGCTCGACACCCTCGGCTGGCTCACCCGGCAACCGTGGTGTGACGGCAGGATCGTCATGTACGGCATGTCCTACCTGGGCATGGTGCAGCTCGCGGTCAGCGGCCACCGCCCCGGCGGGCTCGTCGCGATCGCTCCCACGGTCACGCCCGACGACTACCGGGACGGGCTGGTCTACCGCCAGGGCGCCTTCCAGCTCGGGCAGGCGCTCGCCTGGCATCTGCTGACCGCCGCCCAGCTGCTCCCGCGGAACGCCGGGCGCGACGGGGTGGCGGCCGCACTCGCCGGGCTGGCGGCGGATCCCGAGTCTGCCTACCGGGCGCTGCCGCTGTCCGACCGGCCGGGGCTGACCGACATCCTGCCCGGCTGGCGCACCTGGCTCGGCCGGGAGAACGACCGGAAGTACTGGCAGGGCATCAGCTACGCCTCCCGGCGCGCCGGGACGGCCGTGCCGGCACTGCACGTCGGCGGGTGGTTCGACCTCTTCCTCCGCGGCACCCTCGGCAACTACACCACGATGGCGCCCGCGGGCGGCCAGCACCTGATCGTCGGGCCGTGGTCGCACGCGGACCAGTCCGGCATCACCGGCGAGGTGTACCACCCCGGCGGCAGCGCGCAGGCCATCCGGCTGGAGCACCAGCAGCTGCGCTTCCTGCGCGAGAGCGCGGACGGTGCGCCGGCGTCCTTGCCCCCGGTCCAGGTCTACGTGATGGGCGCGGGCCGCTGGCGCACCGAGAACGAGTGGCCGCCGGCGCGCACCGACCGGCAGACCTGGTATCTCGGCGCCGACGGCTCGCTGGGCCGCGACCTTCCCGGCGCGGGCACGGCCGAGTACGTGCACGACCCGCGCGACCCCGTGCCCACCGTCGGCGGCGCCATCCTCATGGCAGGCAGCCGCGACGGCGGGCTCGGCTACCAGCCGGGATCGCGGGACCAGCGGCTGCTCGACGCCCGCACCGACATCCTGCGCTTCACCGGCCCGGTGCTCGACCACGACGTGGAGGTCACCGGGCCGCTCACCGTGCACCTGCACGCGGCCACTTCCGCCGCCGACACCGACTTCACCGCGAAGCTCGTCGACGTCCATCCCGGCGGCCGGGCCATGGGCATCGCCGACGGCATCGTGCGGGCCCGCTACCGGTCCGGAATGGACACACCGCTCCCGGTCGTGCCCGGGAAGGTTTACGAGTACAGGATCGACGTCGGTGCCACGAGCCAGCTCTTCCGGGCGGGACACCGGATCCGCGTCGACATAGCCAGCTCGAACTTCCCGTGCTTCGACCGCAACCCCGGCACCGGCACGCCCGCCGGACAGGTCACCGAGGACGAGTTCGTCCCAGCCACCCAGTGTGTCCACTTCGGACCAGAACACCCCAGCTCGATCCGCCTTCCCGTCATCCCAGCGGACAAGGGAGACCAGCAGTGCTGA
- a CDS encoding LLM class flavin-dependent oxidoreductase: protein MPLALSILDLAPIAPGQTARESLQASVALARAAERSGYRRVWYAEHHNMASIASSATSVVIGHIAAHTESIRLGSGGVMLPNHSPLVIAEQFGTLESLFPGRIDLGLGRAPGSDQNTTRALRRDPMSADSFPQDVLELQGYLRGKSRVPGVQAVPRAEGEVPLYILGSSLFGAQLAAQLGLPYAFASHFAPDALHQAVAVYRDTFRPSEQLAEPYVIAGANVFAAEDHDKALEQREISYRARARSMISRGPGGGNFTDAEIDAFLASPNGRHLSSMTKYTAAGTPAEVRAYLEEFAASIQADELIVAHQAQQAEDRVRSVELTGEAMAAAALRG, encoded by the coding sequence ATGCCCCTCGCTCTGTCGATCCTCGACCTGGCGCCGATCGCGCCCGGGCAGACCGCGCGCGAAAGCCTCCAGGCCAGTGTCGCGCTCGCCCGCGCCGCCGAGCGCAGCGGCTACCGGCGGGTGTGGTACGCCGAGCACCACAACATGGCCTCCATCGCCTCCAGCGCGACGAGCGTGGTCATCGGCCACATCGCCGCGCACACCGAGAGCATCCGCCTCGGCTCGGGCGGCGTGATGCTGCCCAACCACTCCCCGCTGGTGATCGCCGAGCAGTTCGGCACCCTGGAGTCGCTCTTCCCGGGCCGCATCGACCTGGGCCTCGGCCGCGCGCCGGGCAGCGACCAGAACACCACCCGCGCGCTGCGCCGCGACCCGATGTCGGCGGACTCCTTTCCCCAGGACGTGCTGGAGCTGCAGGGCTATCTGCGCGGGAAGTCGCGGGTTCCCGGCGTGCAGGCGGTGCCGCGCGCCGAAGGCGAGGTGCCGCTGTACATCCTCGGCTCGTCGCTGTTCGGCGCCCAGCTCGCCGCGCAGCTCGGCCTGCCGTACGCCTTCGCGTCCCACTTCGCTCCCGACGCACTGCACCAGGCCGTCGCCGTCTACCGGGACACGTTCCGGCCCTCGGAGCAGCTGGCCGAGCCGTACGTCATCGCCGGTGCCAACGTGTTCGCGGCCGAGGACCACGACAAGGCGCTCGAGCAACGGGAGATCTCCTACCGTGCCAGGGCGCGCTCGATGATCTCGCGTGGCCCCGGTGGCGGGAACTTCACCGACGCCGAGATCGACGCGTTCCTGGCCTCGCCGAACGGGCGCCACCTCAGTTCGATGACGAAGTACACCGCGGCGGGCACGCCTGCCGAGGTCCGCGCGTACCTGGAGGAGTTCGCGGCCTCGATCCAGGCCGACGAGCTCATCGTCGCCCACCAAGCCCAGCAGGCCGAGGACCGGGTGCGCTCGGTGGAGCTCACCGGCGAGGCGATGGCGGCGGCCGCCCTGCGGGGCTGA
- a CDS encoding ArsR/SmtB family transcription factor — MLDECKALANETRLRILEWLKDPAANFPAAAGETAELGVCVGLIQQRTGSSASTVSAHLAILQRAGFLLATRRGQWTYYRRDDARIRAFTERLHRVL; from the coding sequence GTGCTCGACGAGTGCAAGGCCCTGGCGAACGAGACGCGGCTGCGCATCCTCGAGTGGCTCAAGGACCCGGCCGCCAACTTCCCCGCGGCGGCGGGCGAGACGGCCGAGCTCGGCGTGTGCGTGGGACTCATCCAGCAGCGGACGGGCAGCTCCGCCTCCACCGTCTCGGCACACCTGGCCATCCTGCAGCGCGCGGGCTTCCTGCTGGCCACGCGACGCGGGCAGTGGACCTACTACCGGCGCGACGACGCCCGCATCCGCGCCTTCACCGAACGACTCCACCGCGTCCTCTGA
- a CDS encoding MFS transporter, with protein MTTSPTRSVTTAVLCWLTVLLEGYDLVALGATIPTLLKTHHLGFTAAGATAVATVSLVGVAVGAAGLGPLTDRFGRRGMLIGSVLLFSLFTLLTPLAPNVAVFGVLRFAAGLGLGACMPVALTVMSENLPARRRASASTFTMTGYHVGAVLTSILALVVGENWHVLFYGGGAVGLAVVPLMWWRLPESAAYLAAKEQPEVEKVSLRYLLGPKYRRISLAVWAGSFMGLLLVYGLNTWLPQLMRSAGYPISTSVALLLVLNVGAIIGLVLGGVVADRRGIPPIARLWFGAGAVLLAVLSLHIGSSVLLNALVLLTGVFVFSAQVLIYGYVAQAFPARARGTALGLTSAVGRLGSIVGPFITGALVTAGVAYPWGFWFFAAVAVLGLVAVLFLRARTAETRAADEPALQG; from the coding sequence ATGACGACGTCTCCCACCCGGTCGGTCACCACGGCCGTGCTGTGCTGGCTGACGGTCCTGCTCGAGGGCTACGACCTGGTGGCACTCGGCGCGACCATCCCGACGCTGCTGAAGACCCACCACCTCGGCTTCACCGCCGCCGGGGCCACGGCTGTGGCCACCGTGTCGCTGGTCGGCGTCGCCGTCGGCGCCGCCGGGCTCGGCCCGCTCACCGACCGCTTCGGCCGGCGCGGCATGCTCATCGGCTCGGTGCTGCTGTTCTCGCTGTTCACGCTGCTGACCCCGCTGGCGCCGAACGTCGCGGTGTTCGGCGTGCTCCGGTTCGCCGCCGGGCTGGGCCTGGGCGCCTGCATGCCCGTGGCGCTCACGGTGATGTCGGAGAACCTGCCCGCCCGGCGGCGGGCGAGCGCGAGCACGTTCACCATGACCGGCTACCACGTCGGCGCGGTGCTCACCTCGATCCTCGCGCTCGTGGTGGGGGAGAACTGGCACGTGCTGTTCTACGGCGGCGGCGCGGTGGGGCTGGCCGTGGTGCCGCTGATGTGGTGGCGGCTGCCGGAGTCGGCCGCCTACCTCGCGGCGAAGGAACAGCCGGAGGTGGAGAAGGTCAGCCTGCGCTACCTGCTCGGCCCGAAGTACCGGCGGATCAGTCTCGCGGTGTGGGCGGGCTCGTTCATGGGGCTGCTGCTGGTCTACGGGCTCAACACCTGGCTGCCACAGCTGATGCGCAGCGCGGGCTACCCGATCTCGACCTCGGTCGCGCTGCTGCTGGTGCTCAACGTCGGGGCGATCATCGGGCTCGTGCTCGGCGGGGTCGTCGCCGACCGGCGTGGCATCCCGCCGATCGCGCGGCTGTGGTTCGGCGCCGGCGCCGTCCTGCTCGCCGTGCTGAGCCTGCACATCGGCAGCAGCGTGCTGCTCAACGCGCTGGTGCTGCTGACCGGCGTGTTCGTGTTCTCCGCCCAGGTGCTGATCTACGGCTACGTCGCGCAGGCCTTCCCGGCCCGCGCGCGGGGCACGGCGCTCGGGCTGACCTCCGCGGTCGGCAGGCTCGGTTCGATCGTCGGCCCGTTCATCACCGGCGCGCTCGTCACCGCAGGTGTCGCCTACCCGTGGGGCTTCTGGTTCTTCGCGGCGGTGGCGGTCCTCGGCCTGGTCGCCGTGCTGTTCCTGCGCGCCCGCACGGCGGAGACCCGGGCGGCGGACGAACCGGCGCTGCAGGGCTGA
- the mdlC gene encoding benzoylformate decarboxylase: MPTARRIAHEFLERQGLTTIFGNPGSNELPFLAELPGSFRYVLGLHEGVVVGMADGYAQATGRPVLVNLHAAAGSGNAMGALTNAVSSRSPLVLTAGQQVRSAIGLEAMLANVDATTLMRPLVGWSGEPSCAADVPRSLAQAVFEAGLQRRPTYLSVPYDDWSAELDANAAVTLDRSVQRGLVPDEQQLAAVTDALGTARNPVLVLGADLDTAGLFDRAVALAEHLDLPVWVAPSPHRLPFPNRHRLFRGVLPAGIEPVSSALTGHDLVLVLGAPVFRYHQHVPGPYLPAGTRLIQVTDDAGAAARAPMGEALVADPAPVLEALRTRLPARPGAADGPRFLANPEPATADGALHPEQVFAALRETQAADTCYVVESTSTNAAWWRQMDLRRAGSYFFPAAGGLGFGMPAAVGMAMGLPDRPVVAVIGDGSANYGITALWTAAQYRVPVTFVILRNGTYGALRWFGQVLGTPDVPGTEIPGLDFVPIAEGYGVPATTVTGAEDLRAQLKTASAGPRLIQVDTAATSPE; encoded by the coding sequence ATGCCCACCGCCCGCCGGATCGCCCACGAGTTCCTGGAACGCCAGGGGCTGACCACGATCTTCGGCAACCCCGGCTCGAACGAGCTACCCTTCCTCGCCGAGCTGCCCGGCTCCTTCCGGTACGTGCTCGGCCTGCACGAGGGCGTCGTGGTCGGGATGGCCGACGGCTACGCCCAGGCAACCGGCCGCCCGGTGCTGGTCAACCTGCACGCCGCCGCCGGCTCGGGCAACGCGATGGGCGCGCTGACCAACGCCGTCTCCTCCCGGTCGCCGCTGGTGCTCACCGCGGGCCAGCAGGTGCGCTCGGCCATCGGCCTGGAGGCCATGCTCGCCAACGTCGACGCCACCACGCTGATGCGCCCGCTGGTCGGCTGGTCCGGGGAACCGAGCTGCGCCGCCGACGTCCCGCGCTCGCTCGCGCAGGCGGTGTTCGAGGCCGGGCTCCAGCGGCGCCCGACCTACCTTTCGGTGCCCTACGACGACTGGTCGGCCGAGCTCGACGCGAACGCCGCCGTCACGCTGGACCGCTCCGTGCAGCGGGGCCTCGTGCCGGACGAGCAGCAGCTGGCCGCCGTCACCGACGCGCTCGGCACCGCGCGCAACCCCGTCCTCGTGCTCGGCGCCGACCTCGACACGGCCGGGCTGTTCGACCGCGCGGTCGCGCTCGCCGAGCACCTGGACCTGCCGGTCTGGGTGGCGCCCTCACCGCACCGGCTGCCGTTCCCCAACCGCCACCGGCTCTTCCGCGGGGTGCTGCCCGCGGGCATCGAGCCGGTGTCGTCCGCGCTCACCGGGCACGACCTCGTGCTCGTGCTGGGCGCGCCGGTGTTCCGCTACCACCAGCACGTGCCGGGCCCCTACCTGCCGGCGGGCACCCGGCTCATCCAGGTCACCGACGACGCAGGCGCCGCCGCCCGCGCGCCGATGGGGGAGGCGCTCGTCGCCGACCCCGCCCCGGTGCTCGAGGCGCTGCGCACCCGCCTGCCGGCCCGGCCGGGCGCCGCCGACGGCCCCCGGTTCCTGGCCAACCCCGAACCGGCCACCGCGGACGGCGCGCTGCACCCGGAGCAGGTGTTCGCCGCGCTGCGCGAGACCCAGGCGGCGGACACCTGCTACGTCGTGGAGTCCACCTCGACCAACGCCGCCTGGTGGCGGCAGATGGACCTGCGCCGCGCGGGCTCGTACTTCTTCCCCGCCGCCGGCGGCCTCGGGTTCGGCATGCCGGCCGCGGTCGGCATGGCGATGGGCCTGCCCGACCGGCCGGTCGTCGCGGTGATCGGCGACGGTTCGGCGAACTACGGCATCACCGCGCTGTGGACCGCGGCGCAGTACCGGGTGCCGGTGACGTTCGTGATCCTGCGCAACGGCACCTACGGCGCGCTGCGCTGGTTCGGGCAGGTGCTGGGCACCCCCGACGTGCCGGGCACCGAGATCCCGGGCCTGGACTTCGTGCCGATCGCCGAGGGCTACGGGGTCCCGGCCACCACGGTCACCGGCGCCGAGGACCTGCGTGCCCAGCTGAAGACGGCCTCGGCGGGCCCGCGCCTGATCCAGGTCGACACGGCGGCCACCAGTCCTGAGTAA
- a CDS encoding LysR family transcriptional regulator — MPDFDLNLVRTFVLLYETRSVTATAQTLHVTQPTVSYGLQKLRRRFSDELFRRTGNGLVPTTTAQTLYEPLHSALAEIEAAVSGARSFDPASARAAFTLCLSDLGEVSLLPRLMAALPGRAPGVTLTVRPLDVVNAADQLGRGEIDAFIASPLLVDQRVARVPLFSEGYVGMVAADHPRLRGDRVGFPALAAERHIAVFGPAGHHGPRRALEAHGLLGRVALEVTRFATLPYLVQDSELMAMVPRLVAEVFAAEHRVRLLELPMDVEPAQVSIYTRHAHARTPAQHWLVEFMREVLG, encoded by the coding sequence ATGCCGGACTTCGACCTCAACCTCGTGCGGACGTTCGTGCTGCTGTACGAGACCCGCAGCGTGACCGCGACCGCGCAGACCCTGCACGTCACCCAGCCGACGGTGAGCTACGGGCTGCAGAAGCTGCGCCGGCGGTTCTCCGACGAGCTGTTCCGCCGCACCGGCAACGGGCTGGTGCCGACGACGACCGCGCAGACGTTGTACGAGCCGCTGCACAGCGCGCTCGCCGAGATCGAGGCGGCGGTCAGCGGTGCCCGCTCGTTCGACCCGGCGTCCGCGCGGGCCGCGTTCACGCTGTGCCTGTCCGACCTCGGCGAGGTGTCGCTCCTGCCGCGGTTGATGGCCGCCCTGCCGGGCCGGGCGCCCGGGGTGACGCTGACCGTCCGCCCGCTGGACGTGGTGAACGCCGCGGACCAGCTCGGCCGCGGCGAGATCGACGCGTTCATCGCCTCGCCGCTGCTCGTCGACCAGCGGGTGGCACGGGTCCCGCTGTTCTCCGAGGGCTACGTCGGCATGGTCGCCGCCGACCACCCGCGGCTGCGGGGCGACCGGGTGGGCTTTCCGGCGCTGGCCGCCGAGCGGCACATCGCGGTGTTCGGCCCGGCCGGGCACCACGGGCCGCGGCGTGCGCTGGAGGCGCACGGCCTCCTGGGCCGGGTGGCGCTCGAGGTGACGCGGTTCGCCACGCTGCCGTACCTGGTGCAGGACAGCGAGCTGATGGCGATGGTGCCGCGGCTGGTGGCCGAGGTCTTCGCGGCCGAGCACCGGGTGCGGCTGCTCGAGCTGCCGATGGACGTCGAGCCCGCGCAGGTGTCCATCTACACCCGGCACGCCCACGCCCGGACGCCGGCGCAGCACTGGCTGGTGGAGTTCATGCGCGAGGTGCTTGGCTGA
- a CDS encoding NAD(P)/FAD-dependent oxidoreductase: MRAQTHEVVIVGAGFAGLSAARELAGRGVDVRLIDRNNYHQFQPLIYQVATAQLANRDVARPLRAIFRHDRSVKVTTADIVRIDPEQRTVTTADGLTFGGRVLVVATGAEVNFFGIKGADQYAFPLYSLDDAARLRSRFLGALDAADRDRRYIEKGALNVVIVGAGATGVETAGAVAESMREVVPNYLSADLARAGKVYLVDMLPDILMPFSEKSRKYAAKRLRDAGVELKLGVSVTEVRKDGVLLEDGTFIRSRTVVWAGGLKARGLLSDSGVPQGKGGRVDVDPDLTVPGHEGVYALGDSANITDGKGQRLPQLGSVAQQSGKWAARNILADLRGGARTPFVYRDKGIMAMIGRGASVAELGTRRRQIAGPLAFLSWLAVHVALLSGVRERIGAVASWFWDYGTHRRPQIVVDRPDAYEIDWSEHEDRTRASA; encoded by the coding sequence GTGCGGGCACAGACGCACGAGGTAGTGATCGTCGGGGCGGGCTTCGCCGGGCTGAGCGCGGCCAGGGAGCTGGCCGGGCGCGGCGTGGACGTGCGGCTGATCGACCGGAACAACTACCACCAGTTCCAGCCGCTGATCTACCAGGTCGCCACCGCGCAGCTCGCCAACAGGGACGTGGCCCGGCCGCTGCGGGCGATCTTCCGCCACGACCGCAGCGTCAAGGTCACCACGGCCGACATCGTGCGGATCGACCCGGAGCAGCGCACGGTCACCACGGCCGACGGCCTCACCTTCGGCGGTCGCGTGCTGGTCGTCGCGACCGGCGCCGAGGTCAACTTCTTCGGCATCAAGGGCGCCGACCAGTACGCCTTCCCGCTCTACTCGCTCGACGACGCCGCCCGGTTGCGCTCGCGCTTCCTCGGCGCGCTCGACGCCGCCGACCGCGACCGGCGCTACATCGAGAAGGGCGCGCTGAACGTCGTGATCGTCGGCGCCGGGGCCACCGGGGTGGAGACCGCGGGGGCGGTGGCCGAGAGCATGCGCGAGGTGGTGCCGAACTACCTCTCCGCCGACCTGGCCCGCGCGGGCAAGGTGTACCTGGTCGACATGCTGCCCGACATCCTGATGCCGTTCAGCGAGAAGTCCCGCAAGTACGCGGCGAAGCGGCTGCGCGACGCCGGGGTGGAGCTGAAGCTGGGCGTCAGCGTCACCGAGGTCCGCAAGGACGGGGTGCTGCTCGAGGACGGCACCTTCATCCGGTCGCGGACCGTCGTCTGGGCGGGTGGCCTCAAGGCGCGCGGGCTGCTGAGCGACTCGGGCGTGCCGCAGGGCAAGGGCGGCCGGGTCGACGTCGATCCCGACCTGACGGTGCCGGGCCACGAGGGGGTCTACGCCCTCGGTGACTCGGCGAACATCACCGACGGCAAGGGGCAGCGGCTGCCGCAGCTGGGGTCGGTCGCGCAGCAGTCGGGGAAGTGGGCCGCGCGCAACATCCTGGCCGACCTGCGTGGTGGTGCCCGGACGCCGTTCGTCTACCGGGACAAGGGCATCATGGCGATGATCGGGCGCGGCGCGTCGGTGGCCGAGCTCGGCACCAGGCGCCGGCAGATCGCGGGCCCGCTGGCGTTCCTGTCGTGGCTGGCGGTGCACGTCGCGCTGCTGTCGGGGGTGCGCGAGCGGATCGGCGCGGTGGCGAGCTGGTTCTGGGACTACGGCACCCACCGGCGCCCGCAGATCGTCGTCGACCGCCCCGACGCGTACGAGATCGACTGGAGCGAGCACGAGGACCGGACCCGCGCCTCGGCGTAG